The following coding sequences are from one Hydra vulgaris chromosome 04, alternate assembly HydraT2T_AEP window:
- the LOC136079257 gene encoding piggyBac transposable element-derived protein 3-like: protein MDSKAVDLASNYTSPNPAGICERYSGKDKAYIKLSCPRMVIDYNKTMGGVDLFNQNTKNYSISTRLKKWYWSLWTWFLNVQMIQAWRLYRYTWRNRYLTDQEKNHHGDVEFEDILNAAGLSKFAKSRQRIIRNKCKMKKRKEEKKVYEITLLEFIRQSVKLMLMNHSDHKYSLLIPQREVSRLSTNSKQAIRYDHTRAHFVTKTEVKGVCQYCHDRSNFRCESCDVALHPGCFVNYHRPENKL, encoded by the exons ATGGATAGCAAAGCTGTAGATCTTGCGAGTAATTATACTAGTCCTAACCCTGCAg GTATTTGCGAAAGGTACAGTGGCAAGGACAAGGCATACATCAAGCTTTCTTGTCCCCGTATGGTGATTGACTACAACAAGACAATGGGTGGAGTTGACTTGTTTAACCAGAATACAAAGAACTACAGCATCTCAACCCGTCTGAAAAAGTGGTATTGGTCACTCTGGACATGGTTCTTAAACGTGCAGATGATTCAGGCTTGGCGATTGTATCGCTACACTTGGAGAAACCGATATTTAACAGATCAGGAAAAGAATCATCACGGAGATGTTGAATTTGAAGATATTCTTAATGCAGCTGGCTTATCCAAATTTGCAAAGAGTAGGCAAAGGATTATTAGAAACAAGTGTAAGATGAAAAAGAGAAAAGAAGAGAAGAAGGTATATGAGATTACATTGTTGGAATTTATTCGACAGTCAGTTAAACTTATGTTAATGAATCACTCTGACCATAAATACAGCTTGTTAATTCCCCAGAGAGAGGTATCCAGGCTATCTACCAACAGCAAGCAAGCAATCAG gtacGACCACACCAGAGCTCACTTTGTTACAAAAACAGAGGTAAAAGGAGTCTGCCAATATTGTCATGACAGAAGCAATTTTAGATGTGAAAGTTGTGATGTTGCTCTACACCCTGGTTGCTTTGTAAACTACCACAGACCtgaaaataagttataa
- the LOC136079632 gene encoding piggyBac transposable element-derived protein 3-like, producing MINTDGDVINSVDSDTGNTNNSSDIFKDEVMSCHSNKKKNRYYVERSEAVGTLLRKKNKDRTWRNTCGPCFRAKVPEFQEITMKSLVDDDCILPHNFLCLFLDDKFIQNVSNMSSKYGCRKGYPEKAFLMNKDNLLTSIAIMYVTGYITPANRRLYWEEKEDAQNMFIKRAISRDIFNDVLKFTYFVDEHNVDLTDAFGKLRPLFDEINSSAKRLVHQSEFVSVDETMVRYFGPHPLKQAIREKPERYGWKVWCLATAEGELLACQPYAGLKTKIKNNGLGQGPDVVLSLSEQYGLKKGTKVACDNLFTSFDLLDHMGEHGWGVVGTVRQNRLVGDRCLLISRLKRK from the exons ATG ATAAACACTGATGGTGATGTAATTAACAGTGTAGACAGTGACACTGGCAATACTAACAATTCAAGTGATATTTTCAAAGACGAGGTCATGTCATGTCatagtaataaaaagaaaaatcgtTATTATGTCGAACGTAGTGAAGCTGTTGGTACACTTCTAAG gaaaaaaaacaaagaccGTACTTGGCGTAACACTTGTGGTCCTTGTTTTAGAGCTAAAGTACCAGAGTTCCAAGAAATTACTATGAAATCACTTGTTGACGATGATTGTATTCTACCTCAcaactttttatgtttgtttcTAGATGATAAGTTCATACAAAATGTTTCCAATATGTCGTCAAAGTATGGTTGCAGGAAAGGATACCCAGAGAAGGCGTTCCTTATGAACAAGGATAATTTATTAACCTCTATTGCAATTATGTATGTAACTGGTTATATAACACCTGCTAATAGAAGGTTGTATTGGGAAGAAAAAGAAGACGCTCAAAATATGTTCATCAAAAGAGCTATTTCTAGGGACATTTTTAATGATGTGCTCAAGTTTACCTACTTTGTTGATGAGCATAATGTAGATCTCACTGATGCATTTGGGAAACTTCGCCcactttttgatgaaattaataGCTCTGCAAAAAGGTTAGTGCATCAATCTGAGTTTGTTAGTGTCGATGAGACTATGGTCAGATATTTTGGACCTCATCCACTGAAACAAGCCATTCGAGAAAAGCCTGAAAG GTATGGCTGGAAGGTTTGGTGTCTAGCAACTGCTGAGGGAGAACTTTTGGCCTGTCAGCCTTATGCTgggttgaaaacaaaaattaaaaacaatgggCTAGGTCAGGGCCCAGATGTTGTTTTGAGTCTTTCTGAACAGTATGGTTTGAAGAAAGGGACCAAAGTAGCCTGTGATAATCTTTTTACATCTTTTGATCTTCTTGATCATATGGGAGAACATGGCTGGGGCGTTGTAG GTACTGTCCGGCAGAACAGGCTTGTAGGTGACCGATGCCTACTAATAAGCAGGCTAAAAAGGAAATGA